Proteins encoded within one genomic window of Fibrobacter sp. UWB16:
- a CDS encoding aldehyde dehydrogenase family protein produces the protein MNEIHGIDIKNIFEAQGENRWKIAQTSAKERIQKLKKLREAVVKHQEEFYEAVWQDFHKPRFEAWLSEIFPTIEEIDHTISHLKKWMKDKSASRVFFLPTSKSRLHYEPKGRVLIFAPWNYPFLLLVNPIISAIAAGNVIMAKPSHKTPHVSEVLVKMFNGLFPENEIALIEGEGAEIGDKLLELPFDHVFFTGSPKVGAHIAEMAAKHHASITLELGGKSPTILLPGVNVKKHIKQIAWGKTLNGGQTCIAPDYALCPEDKVQEFAAAFAEDIKRRFGDTEAKRHECKDFVHIVDKRATERHAALIKDAIAKGAKQVIGGVSDIENCYTPVTVLTNVTPDMEIMKSEIFGPIMPIIAYKNLDEAIAFVQSRPKPLALYIFGTNKRDINYVLSHTTSGSTCVNNTIIQIENLEVPFGGVGMSGTGNYHGFFGFKTFSHERNIMEQKGFDAVTFFHPPYGIVPGSLRSKIQNFAEKALRFLKSM, from the coding sequence ATGAACGAAATACATGGGATCGATATCAAAAATATTTTTGAAGCTCAAGGGGAAAATCGCTGGAAAATAGCCCAGACGAGCGCCAAGGAGCGTATCCAGAAGCTGAAAAAGCTTCGTGAAGCCGTCGTGAAGCACCAAGAAGAGTTTTACGAAGCGGTTTGGCAGGACTTCCACAAGCCCCGTTTCGAAGCTTGGCTCAGTGAAATTTTCCCAACCATCGAAGAAATCGACCACACCATCAGCCACCTAAAAAAGTGGATGAAGGACAAAAGCGCAAGTCGCGTGTTCTTTTTGCCCACGTCCAAGAGCCGCCTCCACTACGAGCCCAAAGGCCGCGTGCTTATTTTTGCGCCGTGGAACTATCCGTTCTTGCTACTCGTGAACCCGATTATTTCAGCAATTGCGGCAGGCAACGTGATTATGGCGAAGCCTTCACACAAGACGCCGCACGTAAGCGAAGTTCTCGTGAAAATGTTTAATGGACTTTTCCCTGAAAATGAAATTGCACTGATTGAAGGCGAAGGAGCTGAAATTGGAGACAAGTTACTAGAGCTTCCGTTCGACCATGTATTCTTTACAGGGAGTCCGAAGGTCGGCGCACACATTGCAGAAATGGCAGCCAAGCACCACGCGAGCATCACGCTTGAACTTGGCGGAAAGTCGCCCACGATTCTACTCCCCGGCGTTAACGTCAAGAAGCATATCAAGCAAATAGCCTGGGGCAAGACGCTAAATGGCGGGCAGACCTGCATTGCACCTGATTACGCCCTTTGCCCTGAAGACAAAGTTCAGGAATTTGCAGCAGCATTTGCCGAAGATATCAAGCGCAGATTCGGCGATACCGAAGCCAAGCGCCATGAATGCAAAGACTTTGTACACATCGTCGACAAGCGCGCCACAGAGCGCCATGCCGCACTCATCAAGGATGCAATTGCCAAAGGCGCTAAGCAAGTCATCGGCGGAGTGAGCGATATCGAAAATTGCTACACGCCAGTTACAGTGCTTACCAACGTCACGCCCGACATGGAAATCATGAAGTCCGAAATTTTCGGACCGATTATGCCGATTATCGCCTACAAGAATCTTGACGAAGCGATTGCTTTTGTGCAAAGCCGCCCAAAACCGCTTGCGCTGTACATTTTCGGTACAAACAAACGCGATATCAATTACGTTCTGAGCCATACCACATCGGGTTCCACTTGCGTGAACAACACCATTATCCAAATCGAGAATCTTGAAGTTCCCTTTGGCGGTGTGGGCATGAGCGGTACCGGCAATTACCACGGATTTTTCGGATTCAAGACGTTTAGCCACGAGCGCAATATCATGGAACAGAAAGGGTTCGATGCAGTGACATTTTTCCACCCGCCTTATGGAATTGTTCCGGGCAGTTTGCGTTCCAAAATTCAAAACTTTGCAGAAAAAGCATTACGCTTTTTAAAGTCGATGTAG
- a CDS encoding gamma carbonic anhydrase family protein: protein MGSIIKYKGKAPQVGQRVFIAEGACLVGDVCIGDDSSVFYNAVLRADLAEIKIGKRTNIQDNVSVHVSTGVGVNIGDEVTVGHGAVLHGCTIEDNVLVGMGAIIMDGALIMKNCIVGAGALVTAGKNFPENSLIVGSPAHIARTLTADEIKNVKIGVEHYLDAKDELLKDV, encoded by the coding sequence ATGGGTTCCATAATTAAGTATAAAGGCAAAGCCCCGCAGGTGGGGCAGCGCGTATTTATCGCCGAAGGTGCATGCCTTGTGGGCGATGTGTGCATCGGCGATGATTCGTCTGTGTTTTACAATGCCGTGTTGCGTGCCGATTTGGCAGAAATCAAGATTGGCAAGCGTACAAATATCCAGGATAATGTGAGTGTTCATGTTTCGACGGGTGTCGGCGTAAACATTGGAGACGAGGTGACTGTTGGTCACGGTGCTGTGCTCCATGGCTGTACGATTGAAGACAATGTTCTTGTGGGCATGGGTGCAATTATCATGGATGGAGCCCTTATCATGAAAAATTGCATTGTCGGTGCAGGCGCTCTTGTGACGGCTGGAAAAAATTTCCCCGAAAATTCTTTGATCGTGGGATCTCCGGCGCACATCGCTAGAACACTGACTGCAGACGAAATTAAAAACGTAAAGATTGGCGTAGAACACTACTTGGACGCAAAGGATGAACTTCTAAAAGATGTATAA
- a CDS encoding UDP-3-O-acyl-N-acetylglucosamine deacetylase produces MKKDSRKSPREWEFSSASLSYGKANVKIEVQEYNPQLEPRVEWRVGGRSFYSTDCAKCFTDLKFSVARTAIYELGEGAQALTLASPEHLAPVFLMWPSRRFVVDVACNEESEKGCVAEVPLMDGSALPFFSEFRRNVGAPEELAFYDVPVHTSWDLFRTDVADDAQAQKPYGSVKIMPSEAFEVEYILERNENGRVFKSAANVSIYSAEDLYNVFAARTFILKNEFDEARKAGLLGGVDESCGLLLDNSPEAVAPVFRVADEPARHKILDLLGDLCFAKPALPKVRLEIINGGHLSHRTILEKVLPYALQ; encoded by the coding sequence ATGAAAAAAGATTCTCGTAAAAGCCCGCGTGAGTGGGAATTTAGTTCTGCGTCTTTGTCTTATGGCAAGGCGAACGTAAAAATTGAGGTCCAGGAGTACAATCCGCAACTGGAGCCTCGCGTTGAATGGCGCGTGGGCGGTCGTTCTTTTTACAGTACCGATTGCGCAAAGTGCTTCACGGATTTGAAGTTTAGCGTGGCCCGTACCGCAATTTACGAATTGGGCGAAGGCGCTCAAGCATTGACTCTTGCGTCCCCGGAACACCTTGCACCAGTATTCTTGATGTGGCCGTCTCGCCGCTTTGTGGTCGATGTCGCCTGCAACGAAGAAAGTGAAAAAGGGTGTGTTGCTGAAGTCCCGCTGATGGACGGCAGTGCGCTTCCGTTCTTTAGCGAATTTCGCAGAAATGTGGGTGCGCCCGAAGAACTCGCTTTTTACGATGTTCCCGTGCATACTTCGTGGGACTTGTTCCGCACGGATGTCGCTGATGATGCTCAAGCTCAAAAGCCTTACGGTTCCGTGAAAATCATGCCGAGCGAAGCGTTCGAAGTGGAATACATCCTGGAACGAAACGAAAACGGTCGCGTCTTTAAGTCGGCGGCGAATGTTTCCATTTACTCGGCAGAAGACTTGTACAATGTCTTTGCGGCGAGAACTTTCATTTTAAAAAACGAATTTGACGAAGCCCGCAAGGCAGGTTTGCTTGGCGGGGTGGATGAATCCTGTGGGCTCTTGCTTGACAATTCTCCGGAGGCTGTAGCCCCCGTGTTTAGAGTTGCCGATGAACCCGCTCGTCATAAAATCCTCGACCTGTTGGGAGACCTTTGCTTTGCAAAGCCCGCACTCCCGAAAGTTCGTCTGGAAATCATCAACGGTGGTCACTTGAGCCACAGAACAATCTTAGAAAAGGTGTTGCCCTATGCTTTACAATGA
- the fabZ gene encoding 3-hydroxyacyl-ACP dehydratase FabZ yields MLYNEEQVHALLPQKAPFAFVDEIQEITEGDQPSIVAVWHVTGKEKFFDGHFPNNPVLPGVIQIESMAQAATLLTMIAKKADVEGKRPAFMGVENCRFRAPVIPPQDLTLKATLVMARHGIYKYTGEIWQGETLICNASFSAAMV; encoded by the coding sequence ATGCTTTACAATGAAGAACAAGTACATGCCCTCCTCCCTCAGAAGGCTCCGTTTGCTTTCGTGGACGAAATTCAGGAAATCACCGAAGGTGACCAGCCGTCTATCGTTGCTGTTTGGCACGTGACGGGCAAGGAAAAGTTCTTTGACGGTCATTTCCCGAACAATCCGGTGCTCCCGGGCGTGATTCAGATCGAATCCATGGCTCAGGCCGCAACGCTCTTGACGATGATCGCGAAGAAGGCCGATGTCGAAGGCAAGCGCCCGGCATTCATGGGTGTCGAAAACTGCCGCTTCCGCGCTCCGGTGATCCCGCCGCAGGACTTGACGCTCAAGGCTACGCTCGTGATGGCTCGCCATGGCATTTACAAGTACACTGGCGAAATCTGGCAGGGCGAAACGCTTATCTGCAACGCCTCCTTTAGCGCTGCAATGGTCTAA
- a CDS encoding zinc ribbon domain-containing protein: MLDFLLTHMPNPDNTPDAERRKTFDSYLSQLKHWR; encoded by the coding sequence TTGCTCGACTTTTTGCTCACGCACATGCCGAATCCCGACAACACGCCCGATGCAGAACGCCGCAAGACCTTCGATTCGTACCTCTCGCAGTTAAAGCATTGGAGATAA
- a CDS encoding FdtA/QdtA family cupin domain-containing protein produces the protein MEWNEEQLKEPRLIDIPIAHDQRGNLSVVEGGELIPFDIKRVYYLYDVPGGTTRGGHAHRKLRQLIIAASGSFDVILDDGKTRSKYSLNRSYHGLYIPTMHWREIENFSSGAVCMVLASEHYDESDYIYEYEDFKRESLEHKD, from the coding sequence ATGGAATGGAACGAAGAACAGCTTAAAGAACCGCGTTTAATTGATATCCCTATCGCTCACGACCAGCGAGGCAACTTGAGCGTTGTCGAAGGCGGCGAACTCATCCCGTTTGATATCAAGCGCGTGTACTACCTGTACGACGTCCCGGGCGGAACAACCCGCGGGGGCCATGCCCATCGCAAGCTCCGTCAGTTGATCATTGCTGCTAGCGGCAGCTTCGACGTGATTCTGGACGATGGCAAGACGCGTTCCAAATATTCCCTGAACCGTTCCTATCACGGCCTTTACATCCCGACAATGCACTGGCGCGAAATCGAGAATTTTTCCTCGGGCGCTGTCTGCATGGTGCTCGCCTCCGAGCATTACGACGAATCCGATTACATTTACGAGTATGAAGATTTCAAACGCGAAAGTTTAGAGCATAAAGACTAA
- a CDS encoding dUTP diphosphatase has translation MTTKIIKIQYLDDSIPKLTYVGGKSDWIDLAAAETVTLKAGEFRLIHLGVAMKLPEGYEAHIAPRSSTFKNFGILQANSVGVVDSSYCGANDWWKMPVYATRDVTIEKGSRIAQFRIMEIQPTLTFVEGALDGADRGGFGSTGI, from the coding sequence ATGACCACAAAGATCATTAAAATTCAGTACCTAGACGATTCCATCCCGAAACTCACTTACGTTGGCGGCAAGTCCGACTGGATTGACCTCGCTGCTGCAGAAACGGTGACGCTCAAGGCGGGCGAATTCCGCCTGATTCATTTAGGTGTTGCGATGAAGTTGCCCGAGGGCTATGAAGCGCATATTGCACCGCGCAGTTCTACGTTCAAGAACTTTGGCATTTTGCAGGCGAATTCTGTGGGCGTGGTCGATTCGAGCTACTGTGGTGCAAACGATTGGTGGAAAATGCCCGTGTATGCGACCCGCGATGTTACCATTGAAAAAGGGAGCCGCATTGCGCAGTTCCGCATCATGGAAATTCAGCCGACGCTCACGTTTGTGGAAGGCGCACTTGATGGCGCTGACCGTGGCGGTTTTGGATCTACTGGAATTTAG
- a CDS encoding DUF1302 family protein, whose protein sequence is MNKQSFFTTAIPAIAFATMVHVSAPTLHAQEIAFSGSLTTQTGIGLPNAHKQKGDFLLGQTIFDGSVKAFYDEAMIYVNGQLIHDAVGSQSSNGMSGFADEDGSFALKLREAYIDWKSGIFALRIGRQIVSWGKADDIQITDVVSPFDESRVVASDYNESKLGIDAVRLSLLTDKAQVDAYYIPFFTPSILPLSAGNPLRARMFPDQMDGIQIFCPYFYDDFELPHKDIYNSEYAIRASFYTSVADLSLYGFYGWDDTPFIKYSPYFYVYPESSEDVGMIDVTGKYKRMAMIGADAAIPAGDFVFRLETAFFPMRHIQTTADYQIEQFFYEENVTSSKKRHQLVSLVGFDWTLSDGWTITAQYISDVVFKYRKYLDRKQYEHQATLSIEKTLLNETLTISASGALDLCNYSTASELEFDYKLTDAITLSLIGDLYLEGPDGKDGMYGQYRDFSSVTFKGKVSF, encoded by the coding sequence ATGAATAAGCAATCCTTTTTCACAACGGCAATCCCAGCCATAGCATTCGCAACAATGGTTCACGTTTCGGCCCCAACGCTTCACGCACAAGAAATCGCATTTAGCGGAAGCCTCACAACCCAAACGGGCATAGGCCTCCCCAACGCCCACAAGCAGAAAGGCGATTTTTTGCTCGGCCAGACAATTTTCGATGGCTCCGTCAAGGCATTCTACGACGAAGCCATGATTTATGTAAACGGCCAATTAATCCACGATGCCGTTGGGAGCCAGTCTTCTAATGGAATGTCTGGATTCGCTGACGAAGACGGATCTTTCGCATTAAAGTTGAGAGAAGCCTATATCGACTGGAAAAGCGGAATATTCGCACTCCGTATCGGTCGCCAGATAGTCTCATGGGGAAAAGCCGACGACATCCAAATTACCGATGTCGTGAGTCCCTTTGATGAATCAAGAGTAGTCGCAAGCGATTATAACGAATCCAAACTCGGAATAGATGCAGTACGTTTGTCTCTCTTGACAGACAAAGCCCAAGTCGATGCATACTACATTCCGTTCTTTACGCCGAGCATTCTTCCGCTCTCAGCCGGGAACCCACTCCGTGCCCGCATGTTCCCAGACCAAATGGACGGAATTCAAATTTTTTGCCCATATTTCTATGACGATTTTGAGCTTCCCCACAAAGACATTTACAATAGCGAATACGCCATTCGTGCAAGTTTCTACACATCTGTAGCAGACCTGTCTTTGTACGGATTCTATGGCTGGGATGACACGCCATTTATTAAATACTCGCCCTACTTTTACGTGTACCCGGAATCCTCAGAGGATGTCGGCATGATTGATGTTACAGGCAAATACAAACGCATGGCCATGATTGGTGCCGATGCAGCAATCCCTGCAGGCGATTTTGTATTCCGTCTAGAAACGGCGTTTTTCCCAATGCGGCATATTCAGACAACCGCAGATTACCAAATTGAGCAATTCTTTTACGAAGAGAACGTTACATCAAGCAAGAAAAGGCACCAGCTTGTAAGCCTTGTCGGTTTCGATTGGACATTGAGCGACGGCTGGACGATTACCGCACAATACATTTCAGATGTTGTTTTCAAGTACAGAAAATACTTGGACCGCAAGCAGTACGAACACCAAGCAACCCTCAGCATAGAAAAGACTCTCCTAAACGAGACTCTCACCATTTCTGCTTCTGGGGCACTTGATTTGTGCAACTACTCTACAGCAAGCGAACTCGAATTCGACTACAAACTAACAGACGCCATTACCCTCAGCCTTATCGGCGATTTATATTTGGAAGGCCCAGACGGCAAGGATGGAATGTACGGCCAATACCGCGATTTCAGCAGTGTTACGTTCAAGGGTAAAGTTTCGTTCTAA
- a CDS encoding DapH/DapD/GlmU-related protein, whose translation MMFSVSLSEILETMNLKMPSNEGVLNFELTGFSSLDQAGMHDVSFWTGDAKTETGLAGNAGGVSASAFAGVTAGLLFVPSLYEKYCVDGHSELLPNVHFVCPVESPYHAMVTFMKEFVERREVFEETKIAASAQVHASAVVEGVVGENAVIGPNCVVMKGATIGAGSILEASVTVYPRVTIGEDCVFQAGVVVGPRGFGFYEYEGKRRMVPHLAGVHIGNRCSFSANDVVAAGFVSPTVIGDDCHFDTFVQVAHNCRLGNNIMMASQSGVAGSVIMEDDVEFAGGVQSAGHLTIGKGVKVAAKAGVTKSLKAGKVYAGYPAEEIDVWRRSVVKLRMMGKK comes from the coding sequence ATGATGTTTTCGGTTTCTTTATCTGAAATTCTTGAAACGATGAATCTTAAAATGCCTTCGAACGAGGGCGTTTTAAATTTTGAACTGACTGGATTTTCTTCGCTGGATCAGGCGGGAATGCACGATGTCTCGTTCTGGACTGGCGATGCCAAAACAGAAACGGGGCTTGCAGGGAATGCCGGTGGCGTGAGCGCAAGTGCTTTTGCGGGCGTTACGGCTGGACTCCTCTTTGTACCGAGTTTGTACGAAAAATATTGCGTGGATGGTCACTCGGAACTTTTGCCGAATGTGCATTTTGTATGCCCGGTTGAAAGTCCGTACCATGCGATGGTGACGTTCATGAAGGAATTTGTGGAACGTCGAGAAGTTTTTGAAGAAACGAAAATTGCAGCTTCTGCACAAGTTCATGCTTCGGCGGTTGTCGAGGGCGTGGTGGGCGAGAATGCTGTTATCGGCCCGAATTGCGTAGTGATGAAAGGCGCTACGATTGGCGCAGGCTCGATTCTTGAAGCGAGTGTGACTGTTTACCCGCGTGTGACGATTGGCGAAGATTGCGTGTTCCAGGCGGGCGTTGTCGTGGGTCCTCGTGGTTTTGGATTTTATGAGTACGAAGGCAAACGTCGTATGGTGCCGCATTTGGCGGGAGTCCACATTGGGAACCGCTGTAGCTTTAGCGCTAATGATGTGGTCGCTGCAGGCTTTGTTTCTCCGACGGTGATTGGCGATGATTGCCATTTCGATACGTTCGTGCAAGTGGCGCATAACTGCCGTCTTGGGAACAACATCATGATGGCGTCGCAGTCTGGCGTGGCGGGCTCCGTGATTATGGAAGATGACGTGGAATTCGCTGGTGGTGTGCAGTCGGCGGGGCATTTGACGATTGGTAAGGGTGTGAAAGTCGCAGCCAAGGCGGGCGTGACCAAGAGCCTCAAGGCGGGCAAGGTTTACGCGGGCTACCCGGCCGAAGAAATTGACGTTTGGCGCCGCTCCGTCGTGAAACTCCGAATGATGGGCAAGAAATAA
- a CDS encoding RNA methyltransferase encodes MRKFRVVLVEPEHPHNVGFVARAMHCYALPELYIVYPKRDKVLDKSYHTAANSHDILDNAKVVHKFEDAIGDCSCAVAYSRRIFASSIKHTMVQNLSDMLPEDGTIALVFGRESCGLALEEVNACTYQCEIPVPGLMSLNLGQAVSISLYELCRSGALANGEGRAKRTTRGVAETGPATIQQIDGFKKFLDRYLTGQYHDQAWRDSFLNTLLQRLHPTRNELSALFGLLRNLAGKPARLEHAAEKEAKKAAQEAAQKSSEKSE; translated from the coding sequence ATGCGTAAATTTAGAGTTGTTTTAGTAGAACCGGAACACCCGCACAATGTGGGTTTTGTCGCACGAGCCATGCATTGCTATGCATTGCCGGAACTTTATATTGTCTATCCGAAGCGCGACAAAGTCTTGGACAAATCTTACCATACGGCCGCCAATAGCCATGATATTCTGGATAACGCAAAAGTAGTCCACAAGTTTGAAGATGCCATTGGCGATTGCTCTTGCGCTGTCGCTTACAGCCGCCGTATTTTTGCAAGTTCTATCAAGCATACGATGGTGCAGAACTTGTCTGATATGCTTCCCGAAGACGGAACGATTGCTCTCGTGTTCGGTCGTGAATCTTGTGGGCTTGCGCTTGAAGAAGTGAACGCTTGCACGTACCAGTGCGAAATTCCGGTGCCGGGACTCATGAGCTTGAATCTTGGACAAGCGGTCTCGATTAGCTTGTATGAACTTTGCCGTTCCGGGGCACTCGCCAACGGCGAGGGCCGCGCGAAGCGCACAACGCGAGGCGTTGCCGAAACGGGTCCTGCAACTATTCAGCAGATTGACGGCTTCAAGAAGTTCCTCGACCGCTATCTCACGGGCCAGTATCACGATCAGGCATGGCGCGATAGCTTCCTTAACACGCTCTTGCAGCGCTTGCACCCGACACGTAACGAACTCTCAGCTTTGTTCGGTTTGCTCCGCAATTTGGCTGGCAAGCCCGCTCGCTTAGAGCACGCCGCTGAAAAAGAAGCAAAAAAAGCAGCACAAGAAGCCGCTCAAAAATCGTCTGAAAAATCGGAATAA
- a CDS encoding sugar phosphate nucleotidyltransferase, which translates to MTRADDKLNVLILAAGLGTRLRPLTSEIPKPLVRVYDRSILEIQMERAKSLGDVRLHANAHYLADQIVSEGKRLGFEKVWVETPEILGTAGPLRRIYAAGYRGGLLIMNGDAYCNFDLGAFVRNAQAAYEAGKADGSNRCEAALLAVDFPKVNTFRVGADGCLAGVAGRFGADTGTAATFSGISWYSDEALSRIRDGEFDIREFWKQEIAAGRAPFVDMSQLHATWIDMGSPEGLMAAVEARLVECGRDKNEAVVEPGVVIPDGVKIAHSVIFKGAEIQPGETIENEIRGKGFKWVVSEASS; encoded by the coding sequence ATGACGCGAGCTGACGATAAATTGAACGTGTTGATTTTAGCGGCTGGGCTTGGCACAAGGCTGAGACCTTTGACGTCGGAAATCCCGAAGCCGTTGGTTCGCGTTTATGACAGGAGCATTCTCGAAATCCAGATGGAGCGGGCGAAGTCGCTTGGCGATGTTCGCTTGCACGCGAATGCGCATTACCTGGCCGACCAGATTGTAAGCGAAGGAAAGCGCCTTGGCTTTGAAAAAGTCTGGGTCGAAACGCCTGAAATCCTCGGAACGGCAGGCCCGTTGCGCCGGATTTATGCGGCGGGGTATCGCGGAGGCCTCTTGATTATGAATGGCGACGCGTACTGCAATTTTGACTTGGGTGCGTTTGTGCGGAATGCACAAGCTGCGTACGAAGCGGGGAAGGCTGATGGCTCAAACCGCTGTGAGGCTGCTCTTTTGGCGGTCGATTTCCCGAAGGTGAACACGTTCCGCGTAGGGGCTGATGGTTGCCTTGCGGGCGTTGCCGGACGTTTCGGTGCAGATACAGGAACTGCAGCGACATTCTCCGGAATCTCGTGGTACAGCGATGAAGCTTTGTCTCGGATTCGTGACGGCGAATTTGATATCCGTGAATTCTGGAAACAGGAAATTGCGGCTGGCCGTGCGCCGTTTGTCGATATGTCGCAGTTGCATGCTACTTGGATTGACATGGGTTCGCCTGAAGGTCTCATGGCTGCTGTGGAAGCGCGTTTGGTGGAATGTGGCCGCGACAAGAATGAAGCGGTTGTGGAACCCGGCGTTGTCATTCCTGACGGTGTGAAAATTGCTCATTCTGTGATTTTTAAAGGTGCCGAAATTCAACCCGGCGAGACCATCGAAAACGAGATCCGTGGAAAAGGATTTAAGTGGGTAGTCAGTGAGGCGTCATCCTGA
- a CDS encoding diacylglycerol kinase family protein — protein MYKFFFLINPVSGGGQGKVIHKFLPEIMESMDFKSDEWKSEFTRKEGMDEQILTALSSTETLVAVGGDGTVSSVLSIMLESRFADKVQIGLIPLGTGNDLARVLGLYKPFVDKGLLYLVRRLLMAKSRPFDIWTVNGKYALANYFSAGIDARIAHDFNQDRATGVISSNSVVANKLHYVKRFFADRAYYLKRGRISMKVQNSDHEECVDLTGHKTVIVGNIPSFASGANPFFKSNMADGYLEVVCVPNMLNFLLAIAVGNIPVVGYIMKKYLLKSHKVRSLQLDLADDEYIQLDGEDLSGKVGEHVTIAFASQVRMLTLEE, from the coding sequence ATGTATAAGTTCTTTTTCCTAATAAATCCGGTGAGTGGAGGTGGACAAGGTAAGGTCATCCATAAGTTTCTTCCTGAAATTATGGAGTCGATGGATTTTAAATCAGACGAGTGGAAGTCTGAATTTACGCGCAAGGAAGGAATGGATGAACAAATCCTGACGGCGCTTTCCTCGACAGAAACGCTTGTGGCAGTTGGCGGCGATGGAACGGTATCGTCGGTGCTTTCGATTATGCTTGAGTCCAGGTTTGCGGACAAGGTTCAGATCGGACTTATCCCGCTTGGTACTGGCAACGACCTGGCCCGCGTGCTTGGACTTTACAAGCCGTTTGTGGATAAGGGACTTCTATATCTGGTGCGTAGGCTCCTCATGGCGAAGTCTAGGCCGTTTGATATTTGGACCGTGAACGGCAAGTATGCGCTTGCAAACTATTTCTCGGCGGGTATTGATGCGCGTATTGCGCACGATTTTAACCAGGACCGTGCAACAGGCGTTATTTCTTCGAATTCCGTAGTTGCAAATAAATTGCATTACGTTAAGCGATTCTTTGCCGATAGGGCGTATTACTTGAAGCGTGGTCGGATTTCCATGAAAGTGCAAAATTCAGATCATGAGGAATGTGTTGATTTGACGGGCCACAAGACCGTCATTGTCGGGAATATCCCGAGCTTTGCCAGTGGCGCCAACCCGTTCTTTAAATCCAACATGGCTGATGGCTATTTGGAAGTGGTCTGCGTGCCGAATATGCTGAACTTTTTGCTTGCGATTGCGGTTGGAAACATTCCGGTCGTTGGCTATATCATGAAAAAGTATTTGCTCAAGTCGCATAAGGTGCGTTCTCTGCAACTTGATCTTGCAGATGACGAATACATCCAGCTGGATGGTGAAGACTTGAGTGGTAAAGTGGGCGAACATGTTACCATCGCTTTTGCAAGCCAGGTGCGCATGCTCACGTTAGAGGAATGA